One segment of Tenrec ecaudatus isolate mTenEca1 chromosome 1, mTenEca1.hap1, whole genome shotgun sequence DNA contains the following:
- the LOC142427859 gene encoding histone H2A type 1, translating into MSGRGKQGGKARAKAKTRSSRAGLQFPVGRVHRLLRKGNYAERVGAGAPVYLAAVLEYLTAEILELAGNAARDNKKTRIIPRHLQLAIRNDEELNKLLGKVTIAQGGVLPNIQAVLLPKKTESHHKAKGK; encoded by the coding sequence ATGTCTGGACGCGGCAAGCAAGGCGGCAAGGCTCGCGCCAAGGCCAAGACCCGCTCCTCCCGCGCCGGCCTCCAGTTCCCGGTGGGCCGCGTGCATCGCCTGCTCCGCAAGGGCAACTACGCCGAGCGGGTCGGGGCCGGCGCGCCCGTGTACCTGGCGGCCGTGCTGGAGTACCTGACGGCCGAGATCCTGGAGCTGGCGGGCAACGCGGCGCGCGACAACAAGAAGACGCGCATCATCCCGCGCCACCTGCAGCTGGCCATCCGCAACGACGAGGAGCTCAACAAGCTGCTGGGCAAAGTCACCATCGCGCAGGGCGGCGTCCTGCCCAACATCCAGGCCGTGCTGCTGCCCAAGAAGACCGAGAGCCACCACAAGGCTAAGGGCAAGTAA
- the LOC142427885 gene encoding histone H2B type 1-J-like encodes MPEPSKSAPAPKKGSKKAVTKAQKKDGKKRKRSRKESYSIYVYKVLKQVHPDTGISSKAMGIMNSFVNDIFERIAGEASRLAHYNKRSTITSREIQTAVRLLLPGELAKHAVSEGTKAVTKYTSAK; translated from the coding sequence ATGCCTGAGCCATCCAAGTCGGCGCCCGCCCCGAAGAAGGGCTCCAAGAAGGCGGTGACCAAGGCGCAGAAGAAGGACGGCAAGAAGCGCAAGCGCAGCCGCAAGGAGAGCTACTCCATCTACGTGTACAAGGTGCTGAAGCAGGTCCACCCGGACACCGGCATctcgtccaaggccatgggcatcATGAACTCGTTCGTGAACGACATCTTCGAGCGCATCGCCGGCGAGGCGTCCCGCCTGGCGCATTACAACAAGCGCTCGACCATCACGTCGCGGGAGATCCAGACGGCCGTGCGCCTGCTGCTGCCCGGGGAGCTGGCCAAGCACGCCGTGTCCGAGGGCACCAAGGCCGTCACCAAGTACACCAGCGCCAAGTGA